The following are encoded in a window of Epilithonimonas zeae genomic DNA:
- the glgP gene encoding alpha-glucan family phosphorylase — protein sequence MDFKNFKMPYSINPDYSKKTAYFSMEFAIDQALKIYSGGLGFLAGSHMKSAYNLKQDFVGIGILWKYGYYDQSRNMDQTLNPIWTKKMYSFLEDTGIKFQIEIHNAPVWVKVWYLAPETFKTCPMFFLSTDVPENDHLSKTICHKLYDANESTKVAQYILLGKGGAKLLDEMNFHREVYHLNEAHGLPAAFYLLRKYGGNLAKVKEKLVFTTHTPEEAGNEKHNIHLCHDMSYFCGLTIDEVKRIEGVQDDRFNHSLCALRMSRIANGVSQLHGVVSRDMWNKYDGICEIKSITNAQEFGYWGDKALYKHKENNDAAEFDIRKAYLKKRAFRIVADQTGNMFDTKVLTIVWARRFAGYKRADLLLADKERFRRMLENKEHPVQIIWAGKPYPMDYGAISTFNNLVEESKNHKNMAVLTGYELALSKALKQGSDIWLNNPRVPREASGTSGMTASMNGSVNLSTDDGWIPEFAKHGENSFVVPKADYDNWPVVEQDNFDLNNLYDVLENEIIPTYYEKPDQWRKIVHNAMDDVKIQFGSDRMADEYYKLLY from the coding sequence ATGGATTTTAAAAACTTTAAGATGCCTTACAGCATCAATCCAGATTATTCCAAAAAAACGGCTTATTTCTCTATGGAGTTTGCCATAGATCAGGCCCTGAAGATCTACAGCGGCGGACTAGGTTTCCTTGCAGGATCTCATATGAAGAGTGCCTACAATCTGAAACAAGATTTTGTTGGAATCGGGATTCTTTGGAAATATGGTTATTATGACCAAAGCAGAAATATGGATCAAACCCTGAATCCAATCTGGACAAAAAAAATGTACAGCTTCCTTGAAGATACGGGCATCAAATTCCAAATCGAGATTCATAACGCTCCGGTTTGGGTAAAAGTTTGGTATCTGGCTCCGGAGACATTCAAAACTTGTCCTATGTTTTTCTTGAGTACAGACGTGCCGGAAAACGATCATTTATCTAAGACTATTTGCCACAAATTATACGACGCCAACGAATCTACCAAGGTTGCACAATATATCCTTCTAGGAAAAGGTGGTGCAAAATTATTGGATGAGATGAATTTCCACAGAGAAGTTTATCACCTGAATGAGGCGCACGGCTTGCCAGCAGCATTCTATCTTTTAAGAAAATATGGTGGCAATCTGGCTAAAGTGAAAGAAAAATTAGTTTTCACAACCCACACACCAGAAGAAGCTGGAAATGAAAAACACAATATCCACCTTTGCCACGATATGTCTTATTTCTGTGGTTTAACCATCGATGAAGTTAAAAGAATCGAAGGTGTACAGGATGACAGATTCAACCACTCGCTTTGTGCTTTGAGAATGTCAAGAATTGCGAATGGCGTTTCTCAATTACACGGCGTAGTTTCCAGAGATATGTGGAACAAATATGACGGAATTTGTGAAATCAAGTCTATTACCAATGCTCAGGAGTTCGGTTATTGGGGCGACAAAGCGCTTTATAAGCACAAAGAAAATAATGACGCTGCAGAGTTTGACATCAGAAAAGCTTATCTTAAGAAAAGAGCATTCAGAATTGTAGCAGATCAGACAGGCAATATGTTTGATACCAAAGTTTTGACCATCGTTTGGGCAAGACGTTTTGCAGGTTATAAAAGAGCAGACCTTTTATTAGCTGACAAAGAACGTTTCAGAAGAATGTTGGAGAACAAAGAGCATCCGGTTCAAATCATCTGGGCAGGAAAACCTTATCCAATGGACTATGGCGCAATTTCTACGTTCAACAATTTGGTTGAGGAAAGCAAAAACCATAAAAACATGGCCGTTCTTACAGGTTATGAGTTAGCTTTGAGTAAGGCTTTGAAACAAGGTTCTGACATTTGGTTGAACAACCCAAGAGTTCCAAGAGAAGCATCCGGAACCAGTGGAATGACAGCATCTATGAACGGTTCTGTCAACCTTTCTACAGACGACGGATGGATCCCAGAATTTGCAAAACACGGCGAGAACTCTTTCGTGGTTCCAAAAGCAGATTACGATAACTGGCCAGTTGTAGAACAAGATAATTTTGACCTTAATAATCTTTATGATGTTTTGGAAAATGAGATTATCCCAACATACTACGAGAAGCCAGACCAATGGAGAAAAATCGTTCATAACGCTATGGATGATGTGAAAATTCAATTCGGAAGTGATAGAATGGCAGATGAATATTACAAATTACTTTATTAA
- a CDS encoding ComF family protein, with product MIFDFLFPNRCLDCNQLIDKRKIVCELCQDKVNFSNHNYFGNNSLMDKAALQIPVENAYSLLYYEKESLAQRIIHQLKYNHREKIGKVLAKWITERIDFSNSKPDLLVTVPLHYKKLKQRGYNQLHLFGNELSKHYNIPVSHTLLKRIKHSRAQAKKNQNERLKTKNAYQLTQNINDKHILLIDDVYTTGNTMSNIAWEILNNSKNVKISILVMAMDV from the coding sequence ATGATCTTCGATTTTTTGTTTCCCAACCGATGTTTGGATTGCAATCAACTGATTGACAAAAGGAAAATCGTTTGTGAACTATGTCAGGATAAAGTCAATTTTTCCAATCATAATTACTTTGGGAATAATTCTTTGATGGATAAAGCAGCATTACAGATTCCTGTTGAAAATGCCTACTCGCTGTTGTATTATGAAAAAGAAAGTCTGGCCCAGAGAATCATTCATCAACTTAAATATAATCACAGAGAAAAAATCGGAAAAGTCTTAGCTAAATGGATTACTGAGAGAATTGATTTCAGTAATAGCAAACCTGATTTGCTCGTAACAGTTCCGCTCCATTATAAGAAATTAAAACAACGTGGTTATAATCAGCTTCATCTTTTCGGGAATGAGTTATCAAAGCATTATAATATTCCTGTTAGTCATACTTTATTAAAAAGAATCAAACACTCCCGAGCTCAGGCAAAGAAAAATCAAAATGAAAGACTGAAAACAAAAAATGCTTATCAATTGACACAAAATATCAATGATAAGCATATTCTTTTGATTGATGACGTTTACACAACCGGAAATACAATGTCGAATATCGCGTGGGAAATTCTCAATAATTCCAAAAATGTAAAAATCAGTATTTTGGTAATGGCGATGGACGTTTGA
- the upp gene encoding uracil phosphoribosyltransferase, producing MLTILSNQFSLVNSWINDLRNVEVQQDRMKFRRNMERIGEIAAFEISKTLDQKEIEITTPLDKITVKEIETQPVITTILRAGVPLFQGILNYFDKADCGFVAAYRKHDANDYFSIKQDYLTCPKLDGRPLIVADPMLATGASLIEAIKDLLTNGKPTSIHIVAAIASRQGVETIEKAYPDAKIWIGALDENLTSKGYITPGLGDAGDLSYGEKLQR from the coding sequence ATGTTAACAATATTATCAAATCAATTCTCTCTTGTCAATTCTTGGATTAATGATCTTAGAAACGTTGAAGTACAGCAAGACCGAATGAAATTCCGTAGAAATATGGAAAGAATCGGAGAAATTGCGGCTTTTGAAATCAGTAAAACATTAGACCAAAAAGAAATTGAGATTACAACACCTCTTGATAAAATCACGGTAAAAGAAATCGAAACACAGCCTGTAATCACAACGATTTTGAGAGCTGGAGTTCCTTTGTTTCAAGGAATTCTTAATTATTTTGATAAAGCGGATTGTGGATTTGTTGCTGCTTATAGAAAGCATGATGCAAACGATTATTTTTCTATCAAACAAGATTATTTGACTTGTCCGAAATTAGATGGACGCCCGTTAATCGTTGCTGATCCGATGTTGGCGACTGGCGCTTCTTTGATTGAGGCAATCAAAGATTTGTTGACCAACGGAAAACCAACCTCTATTCATATTGTTGCAGCAATCGCAAGTAGACAAGGAGTTGAAACGATCGAAAAAGCTTATCCTGATGCGAAAATCTGGATTGGTGCCTTGGATGAAAATTTAACTTCAAAAGGTTATATCACGCCAGGTTTGGGCGATGCAGGCGATTTGTCTTACGGAGAAAAACTTCAAAGGTAA
- the der gene encoding ribosome biogenesis GTPase Der produces MSNIVAIVGRPNVGKSTLFNRLLERREAIVDSTAGVTRDRHYGKSDWNGVDFTVIDTGGYDVGTEDVFEMEIRKQVQLAVDEATSIIFMVNVEEGLTDTDQEIYELLRKANKPLYLVVNKVDSSKEELPATEFYQLGVEKYYTLSSATGSGTGELLDDVVNDFPTTDYKDPFEGLPKITIAGRPNVGKSTLTNALLDVERNIVTDIAGTTRDSIQTLYNKFGHEFVLVDTAGMRRKSKVNEDLEFYSVMRSIRSIEFSDVVIIMVDATLGWESQDMNIFGLAQKNRKGIVIVVNKWDLVEKDTNTTRDFEAAIKHKIGQFTDIPILFVSALTKQRILKAVEVAMEVYNNRAKKIKTSKLNEVMLPVFEAMPPPAIKGKYVKIKYCVQLPTPSPQFVFFCNLPQYVKEPYKRFTENQLRKHFGFTGVPIEIYFRQK; encoded by the coding sequence ACACGTGACCGTCATTACGGAAAATCCGATTGGAACGGCGTAGACTTCACTGTAATCGATACAGGAGGTTATGATGTAGGAACAGAGGATGTCTTCGAGATGGAGATTCGTAAACAGGTTCAGCTGGCTGTGGACGAAGCTACGTCTATCATTTTTATGGTAAATGTGGAAGAAGGTCTTACCGATACAGACCAAGAAATCTATGAACTTTTAAGAAAAGCCAACAAACCGCTTTATTTGGTTGTGAACAAAGTAGACTCTTCAAAAGAAGAATTACCTGCAACCGAGTTTTATCAATTAGGCGTTGAAAAATATTATACTTTATCTTCTGCAACAGGCTCCGGAACTGGAGAATTGCTGGATGATGTTGTGAACGATTTCCCGACAACAGATTACAAAGATCCATTCGAAGGGTTGCCAAAAATCACCATCGCAGGTCGTCCAAACGTTGGAAAATCAACTTTGACTAATGCTTTACTTGATGTAGAAAGAAATATTGTGACAGATATTGCTGGAACGACTAGAGATAGTATCCAGACTTTGTATAACAAGTTCGGACACGAGTTTGTGTTGGTAGATACTGCTGGAATGAGAAGAAAATCTAAGGTGAACGAGGATTTGGAATTCTATTCCGTAATGCGTTCAATCCGTTCTATCGAGTTTTCCGATGTTGTCATCATTATGGTAGATGCAACTTTGGGCTGGGAATCTCAGGATATGAACATTTTCGGTCTGGCTCAAAAAAACAGAAAAGGAATCGTGATTGTTGTGAACAAATGGGATTTGGTTGAGAAAGACACCAACACAACTCGTGATTTTGAAGCAGCTATCAAACATAAAATCGGACAGTTTACAGACATTCCAATCTTATTTGTTTCAGCTTTAACGAAGCAGAGAATTTTGAAAGCTGTTGAGGTTGCAATGGAGGTTTATAATAATAGAGCTAAGAAAATCAAAACTTCAAAACTGAATGAAGTGATGCTTCCTGTTTTTGAAGCGATGCCGCCACCAGCTATCAAAGGAAAATATGTGAAAATCAAATATTGTGTGCAGCTGCCAACGCCATCGCCGCAATTTGTATTCTTCTGTAATCTTCCGCAATATGTGAAAGAACCGTACAAGCGTTTCACGGAAAATCAATTGAGAAAACACTTTGGCTTTACAGGTGTTCCAATCGAAATTTACTTTAGACAAAAATAA